A window of the Roseburia sp. 831b genome harbors these coding sequences:
- a CDS encoding FeoB-associated Cys-rich membrane protein translates to MKWLDWFVLLFLLFWLILVIRYSWKKRKNGGCMDCGHCSGQCSSCGQHKK, encoded by the coding sequence ATGAAGTGGCTGGACTGGTTTGTGCTTCTTTTTCTGCTTTTTTGGCTGATACTTGTCATCCGATATAGCTGGAAAAAGAGAAAAAATGGGGGATGTATGGACTGTGGTCATTGTAGCGGACAATGCTCCTCTTGCGGACAACATAAAAAATAA
- a CDS encoding extracellular solute-binding protein translates to MKKKIIFLTAMLCLGLTACGKTEKTESVNPQDSTEQMSQESDSGTVSLTVWGAEEDQDLLNKMVQSFEEEYKGVAKFDITVAAQSESTCKDSLLGDVQSGADVFTFADDQLKTMVAAGVLQPVEDDDTVKSENLEAAVEASTVNDTLYAYPMTADNGYFMYYNKDYFTDEDVQTLDQMLNVAAANGKKVAMDWTSGWYLYSFFGNTGMELGLNDDGISNYCTWNATDGQIKGVDVANAMLTIAANPGFGNMTDSDFIEGVKNGSVIAGVSGVWDANGLKEVWGDSMGATKLPTYTCAGQQVQMSSFSGYKIVGVNAYSKHVDWASKLAEWITNEQNQTLRFEERGQGPSNKKASESDAVKQAPAIQAVMQQAEFSSLQRIGEAYWNPVTDFGTTMASLNPSGMDLQEYMDKMVKEITASYAK, encoded by the coding sequence ATGAAAAAGAAAATTATTTTTTTGACGGCGATGTTATGCTTAGGGTTAACCGCATGCGGGAAGACGGAGAAAACAGAGTCTGTCAATCCACAGGATTCCACAGAGCAGATGTCGCAGGAAAGTGACTCTGGGACAGTTTCTTTAACCGTATGGGGAGCTGAGGAAGACCAAGATCTTTTGAATAAGATGGTACAGAGTTTTGAAGAGGAATACAAAGGAGTGGCAAAATTTGATATTACGGTTGCGGCACAGAGTGAGTCAACCTGTAAGGATAGTTTGCTTGGAGATGTCCAGTCAGGGGCAGATGTATTTACCTTTGCAGATGACCAGTTAAAGACAATGGTTGCGGCAGGTGTGTTACAGCCGGTTGAGGATGATGATACAGTAAAATCTGAGAATCTTGAGGCTGCAGTTGAGGCATCTACCGTAAATGATACGTTATATGCATATCCAATGACGGCGGACAACGGATATTTTATGTATTACAATAAAGATTATTTTACAGATGAAGATGTGCAGACACTTGATCAGATGTTAAATGTTGCAGCAGCAAATGGCAAGAAGGTTGCAATGGACTGGACATCCGGCTGGTATTTGTATTCCTTCTTTGGCAATACTGGTATGGAACTGGGATTAAATGATGATGGAATTTCAAATTACTGTACCTGGAATGCAACAGATGGACAGATTAAGGGTGTGGATGTTGCAAATGCCATGCTTACGATTGCAGCCAATCCGGGATTTGGTAATATGACAGATTCAGATTTCATCGAAGGTGTCAAGAACGGAAGTGTAATCGCAGGCGTGAGCGGTGTCTGGGATGCGAATGGGTTAAAAGAAGTGTGGGGAGACAGTATGGGAGCTACCAAACTTCCAACTTACACCTGCGCAGGACAGCAGGTTCAGATGTCTTCTTTCTCCGGTTATAAGATAGTTGGTGTGAATGCATATTCCAAACATGTAGACTGGGCATCCAAGCTTGCAGAGTGGATTACAAATGAACAGAATCAGACCTTACGTTTCGAAGAGCGTGGACAGGGTCCATCCAATAAAAAAGCTTCTGAATCGGATGCAGTCAAACAGGCACCTGCCATTCAGGCAGTAATGCAGCAGGCAGAGTTCTCCAGTTTGCAGCGTATCGGAGAGGCTTATTGGAATCCGGTAACGGATTTTGGAACGACAATGGCTTCGTTAAATCCATCCGGTATGGATTTACAGGAATACATGGATAAAATGGTAAAAGAAATTACAGCATCATATGCAAAATAA
- a CDS encoding methyl-accepting chemotaxis protein — translation MKKKRSIRNMILIPVAVLGLVAILSNLLSLTNIQKVNKNASAIADDYMVSIAELSTIQRQAQDIHKLALSHIIATDFDTMIGIVDDINEQEKVLDGYLDSYQKHVSGKTEENYNNLLDNYENFKLTIRQLMAYSANNKTSDAYALANNDLANYGKAIEENITTIQEEINAEADEGRTSLAMVYHASIVASILNILVSAASVAVAVLIVIRKVVKPIKKTEKELTDIIHEIDQRQGDLTRRVPIVSNDEIAELGTGINLFIEKLQHIFRLLGSNTTEMNTVVTEVRENVRTSNDSASDLSAATEELSATMEEVASNATVINENTESVRVEVNLISDKSSEMNAYSKEMRARADQMGNAAKENMAVTSEKVNQIMSVLNQAIEDSKSVDQVDNLTNDILNISGQTNLLALNASIEAARAGEAGKGFAVVAEEIGELANSSRETANRIQEINSVVTSAVHNLADHAQSLVAYMNESILPEFENFVTAGGQYKDDATHVETVMNEFADKTDALRNSMNEIADSIQTITTAIDEGVEGVTGAANSTQVLVTDLDNILKNMDRNHEIVTTLHDETTIFTNL, via the coding sequence ATGAAAAAGAAAAGAAGCATTCGCAACATGATTTTAATACCGGTTGCGGTATTGGGGCTCGTTGCGATTTTATCAAATCTGCTTTCGTTGACAAATATTCAAAAAGTAAATAAGAATGCGTCTGCAATTGCAGATGATTACATGGTCAGTATTGCAGAACTTAGCACTATACAAAGACAAGCTCAGGATATTCATAAATTGGCATTGTCTCATATCATTGCAACAGATTTTGATACCATGATTGGGATTGTAGATGATATCAATGAGCAGGAAAAAGTTTTAGACGGTTATCTGGATTCTTATCAGAAACATGTGTCTGGTAAGACGGAAGAGAATTATAACAATCTATTAGATAACTATGAGAACTTTAAATTAACCATCCGACAGCTTATGGCGTACAGTGCTAATAATAAGACGTCGGATGCATATGCCCTTGCAAATAATGACCTTGCAAACTATGGAAAAGCGATTGAGGAGAATATTACGACTATCCAAGAAGAAATCAATGCCGAGGCTGATGAAGGAAGAACATCGTTAGCAATGGTATATCATGCTTCTATTGTGGCAAGCATTCTCAATATTTTGGTTAGTGCTGCATCTGTGGCGGTTGCAGTTCTTATCGTTATTCGAAAAGTAGTGAAACCAATTAAGAAAACAGAAAAAGAACTTACGGATATTATTCATGAAATTGATCAAAGGCAAGGAGATCTTACCAGACGAGTTCCGATTGTATCCAATGACGAGATTGCGGAGCTTGGAACAGGTATCAACTTATTTATTGAGAAATTACAGCATATTTTCCGACTCTTAGGAAGTAATACCACAGAGATGAACACTGTTGTGACGGAAGTTCGTGAGAATGTCAGAACTTCAAACGACAGCGCTTCTGATTTGTCAGCTGCAACAGAGGAGCTTTCTGCAACAATGGAAGAAGTGGCAAGCAATGCAACGGTAATCAATGAGAATACAGAATCCGTCCGTGTTGAAGTAAATCTGATTTCGGACAAATCATCTGAGATGAATGCATATTCCAAAGAGATGCGTGCCCGTGCAGATCAGATGGGCAATGCAGCAAAAGAAAATATGGCTGTGACAAGTGAAAAAGTAAATCAGATTATGTCTGTATTGAATCAGGCGATTGAAGACAGTAAGAGTGTAGACCAGGTTGATAATTTAACAAACGATATTTTAAATATTTCCGGACAGACAAACCTTCTTGCTTTAAATGCGTCCATTGAGGCAGCAAGGGCAGGGGAGGCAGGAAAAGGATTTGCCGTTGTCGCAGAGGAGATTGGAGAACTTGCAAATTCAAGCCGTGAGACTGCAAACCGTATTCAGGAAATCAACAGTGTAGTAACGTCAGCTGTACATAATCTTGCAGACCACGCACAGAGTCTGGTAGCTTACATGAATGAAAGTATTTTGCCAGAGTTTGAGAACTTCGTTACTGCAGGTGGACAGTATAAAGATGACGCAACCCATGTTGAGACGGTCATGAATGAATTTGCGGATAAGACCGATGCCTTAAGAAATTCAATGAATGAAATTGCAGATTCTATTCAGACAATCACAACAGCGATTGACGAAGGTGTTGAAGGTGTAACCGGAGCGGCAAACAGTACGCAGGTATTGGTAACAGACCTTGATAATATCTTAAAGAACATGGATCGCAACCATGAGATTGTAACAACACTTCATGATGAGACCACAATCTTTACCAATTTATAA
- the gltX gene encoding glutamate--tRNA ligase: MSKVRTRFAPSPTGRMHVGNLRSALYEYLIAKHAGGDFMLRIEDTDQERFVEGAVDIIYRTMEKTGLVHDEGPDKDGGVGPYVQSERMKTGIYMKYAKELVEKGEAYYCFCDKERLDSLKTEVVDGKEIMIYDKHCLSLSKEEVEANLAAGKPFVIRQNIPNEGTTTFHDELYGDITVENSELDDMILIKSDGYPTYNFANVVDDHTMNITHVVRGNEYLSSSPKYQRLYDAFGWESPVYIHLPLITDENHKKLSKRCGHSSFEDLLDQGFLTEAIVNYIALLGWSPEDNREIFSLEELVKEFDYHRISKSPAVFDYTKLKWMNGEYIKAMDFDKFYEMALPYIKEVITKDMDFKKIAAMVKTRIEVFPEIKDHIDFLEELPEYDVAMYTHKKMKTNAETSLQVLTEVLPILEAQEDYCNDALYATLCDYVKEKEVKNGYVMWPIRTAVSGKQMTPGGATELMELLGKEESIRRIKKGIELLSNAN; this comes from the coding sequence ATGAGTAAAGTAAGAACAAGATTTGCACCAAGTCCAACCGGTAGAATGCATGTAGGAAATTTGCGTTCTGCATTATATGAATATTTAATTGCAAAACATGCAGGCGGAGACTTTATGCTTCGTATTGAAGATACAGATCAGGAGCGTTTCGTGGAAGGTGCGGTTGATATTATTTATCGTACGATGGAGAAAACAGGTTTGGTTCATGATGAGGGACCAGATAAAGATGGTGGAGTAGGCCCTTATGTACAGAGTGAGCGTATGAAAACCGGAATCTACATGAAATACGCAAAAGAGTTAGTAGAAAAAGGCGAAGCGTATTATTGTTTCTGTGATAAAGAGCGTTTAGACTCCTTAAAAACAGAGGTTGTCGATGGAAAAGAGATTATGATTTATGACAAACATTGTCTGTCTTTATCCAAAGAAGAGGTAGAGGCAAACCTTGCAGCCGGAAAGCCTTTTGTCATCAGACAGAATATTCCAAATGAAGGAACCACAACGTTCCATGATGAACTTTATGGAGATATTACAGTAGAAAATTCTGAGTTAGACGATATGATTTTAATCAAATCCGATGGATATCCAACCTATAACTTTGCAAACGTTGTAGATGATCATACCATGAACATTACACACGTGGTAAGAGGAAATGAATACCTTTCTTCCTCTCCAAAATATCAGCGTTTATACGATGCATTTGGATGGGAATCACCGGTATACATTCATTTGCCACTGATTACCGATGAAAATCACAAGAAGCTTTCTAAGAGATGTGGTCATTCTTCTTTTGAAGATTTATTAGATCAGGGATTTTTGACAGAGGCAATTGTAAACTACATCGCACTCTTAGGATGGAGCCCGGAAGATAACCGTGAGATTTTCTCATTAGAAGAGCTTGTAAAAGAATTCGATTATCACAGAATCAGCAAATCACCGGCTGTATTTGATTACACAAAATTAAAATGGATGAATGGTGAGTACATCAAAGCGATGGATTTTGATAAATTCTATGAGATGGCACTTCCATACATCAAAGAAGTCATCACAAAAGATATGGACTTTAAGAAGATTGCAGCAATGGTAAAAACAAGAATCGAGGTATTCCCGGAAATCAAAGATCATATTGATTTCTTAGAGGAACTTCCAGAGTATGATGTTGCTATGTATACACATAAGAAGATGAAGACCAATGCAGAGACTTCTTTACAGGTGTTAACAGAGGTTCTTCCAATCTTAGAGGCACAGGAAGATTACTGCAACGATGCTTTGTATGCAACACTTTGCGACTATGTAAAAGAAAAAGAGGTAAAGAACGGCTATGTAATGTGGCCAATCCGTACTGCTGTTTCCGGTAAACAGATGACACCGGGAGGTGCAACAGAGTTGATGGAATTGCTTGGAAAAGAAGAATCCATTCGCAGAATCAAAAAAGGTATTGAACTTTTAAGCAATGCAAATTAA